The Pseudoxanthomonas suwonensis sequence GATCCTGACCGAGCACGGACACGCGCTGCTGAAGAATTTCCTCGAGCGCTGAACGGGTTCCGGATGGTTCCTGTAGGAGCCGACTTCAGTCGGCGACCCGGGCGTCGGAACCACGAGGCCGTCGCCTGTGCCAACGGCGTCGTGTCGCCGGCTGAACCCGGCTCCTGCAAGGAGCGCCGAGCCACGTCGGCGCGCCGTCTTGCCGTGGATACAGCCGGCCGTCAGCGGTACACCACGTGCCGCAGCAGGAAGAAGTTGACCACCGCCAGTCCGCCCTCGACGACCGGCTTGGCCAGCCAGGCCCATGCCAGGCCCAGGTGCACCTCCACCGTGGCCACCAGCACCGTGCTGACCGCGGTCATCACCAGCCACAGCAGCCAGAAGCGGACGAAGCGGCGCCAGCCCAGTCGGCCGCCCTGGCCGTCGGCGAAGGTGTAGCGGCCGTTGAGCCAGAAGCCGAGCAGGGCCGCGCTGGTGCGGCTGGCCAGGTTGGCCGGCGTGGCGGACATGCCCAGCGCGGTGAGACCCACGAATAGCGCCCAGTCCAGCAGCAGCTGGAGCACGCCGAATGCGATGTAGTGGCTGCCCTGGCGGAGGAGTGGCATCTGGCAGGTCGCTGGCGGACGTGGGTACGGCCCCCATTGTAGGAGCCGGGTTCAGCCGGCGACACGGGCGTCGGAACCATGGGGGAGTCGCCTGTGCCGACGGCATCGTGTCGCCGGCTGAACCCGGCTCCTACAAGAGGCCACGGGGCCCGGCGTAGAATCGGCGTGTTTTCCAGGATCGGGCCGTCCATGACCCAGGCATTGCACGTGGTGATCCTCGCCGCCGGCGAGGGCAAGCGGATGAAATCGGCGCTGCCGAAGGTACTGCAGCCGATCGGCGGCCGGCCGATGCTGGCGCACGTGATCGACACCGCGCGAACGCTGGTACCGGCCGGCATCCACGTGGTCTACGGCCACGGCGGCGAGGCGGTGCGCGCGGCCTTCGCCGGGCAGGAGGACCTGCGCTGGGTCGAGCAGGCGCAGCAGCTCGGCACCGGCCATGCGGTGCAGCAGGCGATGCCCGCCATCCCAGAGACGGTCGACGTGCTGGTGCTGTACGGCGACGTGCCGCTGACCTCGCCCGCCACGCTGCGCCAGCTCGTCGACGCGCCGGGCCTGCTGCGCGTGCTGGTGTCCGAGCCGGAGGACCCGGCCGGCTACGGCCGGATCGTGCGCGACTCGCAGGGTCGCGTGGCGGCGATCGTCGAGCACCGCGACGCCGACGAGGAACAGCGGCACATCCGCACCGTCAACACCGGCATCATCGCCGCCGAATCCGATTCGCTGAAGCGCTGGCTGGCGCGCCTGTCCAGCGACAACAGCCAGGGCGAGTACTACCTGACCGACGTCTTCGCCATGGCCGCGGCCGAGTACAACCCGGCCGAGATGGTGGCGGTGGATGATCCGCTGGAGGCCGAGGGCGCCAACGAT is a genomic window containing:
- a CDS encoding GtrA family protein, which codes for MPLLRQGSHYIAFGVLQLLLDWALFVGLTALGMSATPANLASRTSAALLGFWLNGRYTFADGQGGRLGWRRFVRFWLLWLVMTAVSTVLVATVEVHLGLAWAWLAKPVVEGGLAVVNFFLLRHVVYR